TCGGCTGCGTGGTGCTGGACATCCGCATGCCGGGCATCAGCGGACTGGACGTGCTGGCGCAGCTTGCCGAACGGTCCGACCTGCCCGTGGTCATGCTGACCGGCCACGCCAACGTGGACCTGTGCCGCCGCGCGTTCAAGGGCGGCGCCATGGAGTTCCTGCAAAAGCCGGTCGACGACGACGTGTTTCTCGATGCGGTCCAGGCGGCCGTGCGCACGCACATCGCCAGCCGCGAGCGCCTTGCCGTCACGCAGGCGGCGGCGGACCGCCTGGCGCGCCTGTCGGGACGCGAGCACGAGGTGCTGGAGCGCATCGTGCGCGGCATGAGCAACAAGGAGATCGCACGCGAGTTCGACCTGTCGCCGCGCACGGTCGAGACCTACCGCGCCAACGTCTTTGCCAAGCTGGAAGCCGAGTCGCTGGCGCAACTGATCCGCCAGTACGCGACGCTGCTCGATTGAAGCGCCGCCTCCGTAACGCTACGGAGGCGCGGGCGTAGTCGGGCGTATACCGCGCCCGCGGCCTTTTGGCCACACTGTCTGCTCCTACCGCAACACCCCCGAAAAGGATGCAGACCATGAAGAAACTGTCGCTTGCCGCCCTGCTCTCCACGCTGGCTTTCGCTGGCGCCGCCAACGCTGCCGTGTTGAGCGAGAACAACCTGTCGATGGCCGATGCGCAGAAGCTCGCAACGGCCACCGTCGCTGCCTGCCAAGCCAAGGGCTACAACGTCAGCGCGTCGGTCGTGGACCGCGCCGGCCTGCTCAAGGCCTTTGCGCGCGCCGACAACGCCGGCCCGCACACCATCGAAGCCAGCCGCGCCAAGGCCTTCACCGCGGTGTCGGCCAAGACGCCCACGCTGACCATGATGGAAAACGCGCAAAAGAATCCCGGCGCGGCCAACCTGACCGACATTCCGGGCTTCCTGCTGCTGGGCGGCGGCGTGCCCGTCAAGGCCGGCAACAGCGTGATCGGCGCCATCGGCGTGGCCGGCGCCCCGGGCGGTAACCTGGACGCGCAATGCGCCGACACGGTGCTGGAAGAGAACGCCGCGCTGTTCAAGTAAGCACCGGCACGGCTGCGGGCGATTTGACGACCCGCAGCCCCGCCCAGATGCCGGCCAGGCAGGCGGCGCCGAACACCCATCCCGAAGCCGCGCCGGCCATCACGCCGGACAGCAGCGTCCCGACGGTGCAGCCAAGCGCCGTCATGCCGCCCCAGCCCATCAGCACGCCGCCCGCAACGTTGCGGGCGATGTCCTTCATGGAAGGTAAGCGCGGCCGGAAGGCGCCCGCCGCCAATGCCGCCGCCCACGCCCCCGCCACCAACGCCATCACGAAGACGCCGTTGTTCGACAGCAGCGCGCGCTTGACCACGGTGGCGCAGCCCGCAAAGGTGTCCAGCCCTTCCAGCCTGTCCGGCAGCCACCCCGACGCCGCCGCGGCCGTGCGGGCAAGGCTGCCCAACTCGGCCGTGACGCCGAGCGGCGCAATGCGCAAGTAGGCGATGACGCCAATGAAGCCGACCAGAAGACCGCCCACCGCCGGCGGCCAGCGGTCCTGAAGCACGGCGCGCCAAAGCGGCACGGCCGATTGCGGGTGGGATGTCTCAGACGACGTCGCGCGCCGCCCCGCGCGGCTCAATCCCCACGCCAGCGCCACCAGCACA
The DNA window shown above is from Achromobacter spanius and carries:
- a CDS encoding response regulator transcription factor, with translation MNPNDHSPLVYLVDDDDAVRDGLGLLLRSVGLRSAGFADPMAFLAALAQPVIGCVVLDIRMPGISGLDVLAQLAERSDLPVVMLTGHANVDLCRRAFKGGAMEFLQKPVDDDVFLDAVQAAVRTHIASRERLAVTQAAADRLARLSGREHEVLERIVRGMSNKEIAREFDLSPRTVETYRANVFAKLEAESLAQLIRQYATLLD
- a CDS encoding GlcG/HbpS family heme-binding protein, giving the protein MKKLSLAALLSTLAFAGAANAAVLSENNLSMADAQKLATATVAACQAKGYNVSASVVDRAGLLKAFARADNAGPHTIEASRAKAFTAVSAKTPTLTMMENAQKNPGAANLTDIPGFLLLGGGVPVKAGNSVIGAIGVAGAPGGNLDAQCADTVLEENAALFK
- a CDS encoding YeeE/YedE family protein encodes the protein MAAIFLAAWVVSSQPEGGRTLSLSLLLGAAFGVVLQRSRFCFYCIARDFIERRETAGLYAVLIALGTGVLGYAAVFGAFLPIPSADRLPPGAHIGPVSLALVAGAFVFGVGMRISGSCISAHFYRLGEGALASPFALLGAALGFVLGFASWNALYLALIQDAPVVWLPRHLGYGGSVLVQCGVLVALAWGLSRAGRRATSSETSHPQSAVPLWRAVLQDRWPPAVGGLLVGFIGVIAYLRIAPLGVTAELGSLARTAAAASGWLPDRLEGLDTFAGCATVVKRALLSNNGVFVMALVAGAWAAALAAGAFRPRLPSMKDIARNVAGGVLMGWGGMTALGCTVGTLLSGVMAGAASGWVFGAACLAGIWAGLRVVKSPAAVPVLT